The genomic region CGGCGCGGCCGTGGCCCACCACCGCCTTTTTCATCTGCAGCGCCGTGTATTCGGCCACGGGCAGATTGCTGGCCACCAGGGCCGTGATGGCTGCGCCCCGCGCCTGCCCCAGAAGCAGGGTGGATTGCGGGTTGACGTTGACGAACACGATCTCGACCGAGGCCACGTCGGGCTCGTAGCGGGCTGCTACTTCGGTGATGCCGTCAAACAAAATCTTCAGCCGCCCAGGCAAATCGCCCAGGGCCAGCGTGGTGGTGCGGATGGTGCCGCTGGCCACGTAGCTGAGCTTGTGGCCTTCCACATCCACCACGCCAAAGCCGGTGGTCTGCAGTCCGGGGTCAATCCCTAAAATGCGCATTTGCTATTGAATTGGTAGCTGCCTGCGCTTATCCATCAAGCGCTAGCGGCCTATTTTGCTTAAAGTCCGAAATACCAGCGTGCCGAGTGGAAGAACACCGGCGCGGCAAAGCACAGCGAATCTACCCGGTCCAGCAGGCCGCCCGCTCCGGTGACTGACATGCCCTGCATGCCCCAGCTTGTCACGCCCCGGTCGCGCTTGAGGGCCTTCATCACCAGATGTCCGAGGCTGCCCGCAAAGCAGGCCAGCAGGGCCATGCCCAGCGCTTGCCCCGGCTTGAACGGCGTGATGAACGAGAGCAAGCCACCCACCAGCCCCCCCGTTGCCACGCCCGCCAGCCAGCTGGCCCACTGAAAGCTCTGACTCACCTGCGGGGCCACCGGTTTGTGCGGAAAGCGCCGCCCCAGCAGGTGCTGCACCAGCATGCAGGTCTGCACCACAAACACCAGGAAGAAGACGAGGAAAGCCCCCTTTTCGCGGTAGCCCGGAAAGTCCAGCAACAGCAGCGCAGGCACATGGCTCATGCCATACACGCAGACCATGATGCC from Acidovorax sp. DW039 harbors:
- the ruvC gene encoding crossover junction endodeoxyribonuclease RuvC; the encoded protein is MRILGIDPGLQTTGFGVVDVEGHKLSYVASGTIRTTTLALGDLPGRLKILFDGITEVAARYEPDVASVEIVFVNVNPQSTLLLGQARGAAITALVASNLPVAEYTALQMKKAVVGHGRAAKSQVQEMVRRLLNLPGLPGTDAADGLGLAITHAHAGAAMGRVSEVASLNRRQHAMYKGGRSY